In a single window of the Niabella ginsenosidivorans genome:
- a CDS encoding carboxypeptidase-like regulatory domain-containing protein encodes MKTIKFCCLTVLMIGLATTTFAQYKTAERNDTVYLLPKTPFDAAATKRALEKGTCTIKGVAFARPIVNGIRMGKKILANKITVYLFPLTPYFEEHLAQKKQQNPRKLKFAFVSPECVQLKLTSITNSSGEFIFPDMKPGRYYIEGLLPWSETGVTSEKTGYIDDPYGGADVYTKRQYRNDYEDYIHAIVEIKKEGETVNIKLRDNSVKW; translated from the coding sequence ATGAAAACTATAAAATTTTGTTGCCTTACCGTATTAATGATCGGCCTGGCCACCACCACGTTTGCGCAATATAAAACAGCCGAAAGAAATGACACGGTTTACCTGTTGCCCAAAACCCCTTTTGATGCAGCCGCCACAAAGCGCGCGCTGGAAAAGGGCACCTGTACCATTAAAGGAGTAGCTTTTGCAAGGCCTATAGTTAATGGTATCAGGATGGGAAAGAAAATCCTGGCCAATAAGATTACCGTATACCTGTTCCCGCTGACCCCCTATTTTGAAGAGCATTTAGCACAAAAAAAACAACAGAATCCCCGGAAATTAAAATTTGCTTTCGTTTCTCCAGAGTGCGTGCAACTAAAGCTGACCAGTATCACCAATAGTTCGGGCGAGTTTATTTTTCCTGATATGAAGCCGGGCAGGTACTATATTGAGGGCCTGCTTCCATGGAGCGAAACCGGGGTGACCAGTGAAAAAACCGGGTATATTGATGACCCATACGGCGGAGCAGATGTATATACTAAAAGGCAATACAGGAACGATTATGAAGATTATATACATGCAATAGTAGAAATAAAAAAGGAAGGGGAAACCGTCAATATAAAATTGAGAGATAATTCAGTTAAATGGTGA
- a CDS encoding type II toxin-antitoxin system RelE/ParE family toxin, giving the protein MVKPRLKIVIDNEAKQYLREAYNYIRKDSLQNAENVKAGILTSIKSLPKNPQRHAPDKYRLNNDGAYRAYELYKYRITYYIGFPCNIYNSYQY; this is encoded by the coding sequence ATGGTAAAGCCCCGGCTAAAAATTGTCATAGATAATGAAGCGAAACAGTATCTTCGGGAAGCTTATAATTACATCAGGAAGGACTCTTTGCAAAATGCAGAAAATGTAAAAGCCGGAATACTTACTTCAATAAAGTCGCTGCCTAAGAATCCGCAACGGCATGCTCCGGATAAATATCGTTTAAACAATGATGGTGCTTATCGAGCTTATGAGCTGTATAAATACAGGATAACGTATTATATAGGGTTCCCCTGTAATATCTACAACTCATATCAGTATTGA
- a CDS encoding sensor histidine kinase: protein MSVVLASGNTDSLRAIAGFLLSDYWSGKDSAKSKNYLDKGRLLAGNNSYLQALYLYYWAGYIFDADIDNSENLYRKADTLLQRFHTPDACFYRAKLWMNVALLEQYRDRDSAYLDILINKALPLAKQSGIAEETAQVYSNIRLMFDNIQEFGKADLYDSLALASIAHSKSKANRTVVNIYIESARHYIYEHKPGDRMLDSVYQLLKPYPEHDLLMDYYEYAAMNHFNKKDYNVAIALLDKGVALAEKLKNDYKKQSLQFQQYRVYTQQGKYAKARDLLLNAMQYSKPSYINNRMTMQYELSKTYERMGEYKKAFNGMEQYASILDSFYSAGIKNRANELETKFRTAEKEKQILALQSEKDKAALQTQRQKSANRLLAAACVFLLILAIAYGVYYKRISLQKEINHQQQVKDIEQKQQLKITQALLEGEERERQRVARDLHDGLGGMLAGVKINLSRQSKMEDQHLDKVIHQLDQSVSELRRIARNMMPESLLKIGLEAALRDLCESLSDNSTQIEFQAYDIEEHLPAAIQANIYRIVQEILSNAVRHATAKKIILQCSQHKKMFYITADDDGRGFDVSKISETKGIGFSNIKNRVEYLKGKMDIHSEIGEGTSINIELNLGT from the coding sequence TTGAGTGTCGTCCTGGCATCGGGCAATACCGACAGCCTGAGAGCGATAGCCGGTTTCCTGTTGTCAGACTATTGGTCGGGAAAGGATTCGGCAAAATCAAAAAACTACCTCGACAAAGGCAGGTTGCTTGCGGGTAATAACAGTTATCTGCAAGCCCTTTACCTGTATTATTGGGCAGGGTATATTTTTGATGCCGACATAGATAACAGTGAAAACCTTTACCGCAAAGCCGATACGCTGCTTCAGCGCTTCCATACGCCGGATGCCTGCTTTTACAGGGCAAAGCTGTGGATGAATGTGGCTTTACTGGAACAATACAGAGACAGGGACTCGGCTTATCTTGATATACTGATTAACAAAGCCCTGCCACTTGCCAAACAGTCCGGCATTGCCGAAGAAACAGCGCAGGTATATTCCAACATCCGGCTGATGTTTGATAATATACAGGAGTTTGGCAAAGCCGATCTGTACGACTCGCTCGCGCTTGCAAGCATCGCGCACAGCAAAAGCAAGGCAAACCGGACGGTGGTCAACATCTACATAGAATCTGCCCGGCACTATATTTATGAACACAAGCCCGGAGACCGGATGCTTGACAGCGTCTACCAGCTGCTGAAGCCCTATCCCGAACACGACCTTCTGATGGACTACTACGAATATGCCGCCATGAACCATTTCAACAAAAAAGACTACAATGTTGCTATCGCTCTCCTCGACAAAGGCGTTGCGCTTGCTGAAAAGTTGAAGAATGATTACAAAAAACAATCCTTGCAGTTTCAGCAATACAGGGTATATACCCAACAGGGAAAATATGCGAAGGCAAGGGATCTATTGCTCAATGCGATGCAGTACAGCAAGCCATCGTATATCAACAACCGGATGACCATGCAATACGAACTGTCAAAGACCTACGAAAGAATGGGCGAATACAAAAAAGCTTTTAACGGAATGGAACAGTATGCGAGCATCCTTGATAGCTTTTACAGTGCGGGCATTAAAAACAGGGCAAACGAACTGGAAACAAAATTCCGCACCGCCGAAAAAGAAAAACAGATACTCGCCCTGCAGTCGGAAAAAGACAAGGCGGCATTGCAAACCCAGCGGCAAAAATCGGCTAACCGCTTATTGGCTGCTGCTTGCGTTTTTCTTCTGATTTTAGCAATCGCTTACGGGGTTTATTATAAAAGGATTTCCCTGCAAAAGGAGATCAACCATCAACAGCAGGTAAAAGATATAGAACAAAAGCAGCAATTGAAAATAACCCAGGCGCTCCTGGAAGGGGAAGAGCGGGAACGCCAGCGGGTGGCCCGCGACCTTCATGACGGGTTGGGTGGCATGCTGGCAGGCGTTAAAATTAATCTTTCAAGACAATCAAAAATGGAAGATCAGCATTTAGACAAGGTGATCCACCAGCTGGATCAGTCCGTTTCCGAACTAAGACGGATCGCAAGGAATATGATGCCGGAAAGTCTGCTGAAGATAGGGCTGGAAGCAGCGCTCCGGGATCTTTGTGAATCCCTGTCGGATAACAGCACGCAGATCGAGTTTCAGGCCTATGATATTGAGGAACACCTGCCGGCAGCTATCCAGGCAAATATTTATCGTATTGTGCAGGAAATATTATCCAACGCAGTACGCCATGCTACTGCAAAAAAAATCATTCTTCAGTGCAGTCAGCATAAGAAAATGTTTTACATTACTGCCGATGATGACGGCAGGGGGTTTGATGTTTCGAAGATCAGCGAAACAAAGGGAATCGGTTTTTCCAATATTAAGAACAGGGTGGAATATTTAAAAGGCAAAATGGATATTCATTCTGAAATTGGTGAAGGTACCTCAATAAATATTGAATTGAATTTGGGCACATAA
- the rseP gene encoding RIP metalloprotease RseP yields the protein MVLLAFNWSAFGANVGQFILSFSILIALHEFGHFITAKWFGCRVEKFYLFFNPWFSLWKKKIGETEYGIGWVPLGGYVKISGMIDESMDKEAMKQPAQPWEFRSKPAWQRLIIMLAGVIINFVLALIIFSMILYKWGEEKLPVANMKYGITADSMALKVGLKDGDLITKVNDKELKYFDDLPKTLMLNENNTLTVKRNGKDTLISFPPGFLSELTKNQLKNFVSVRFPNVVDSVDASKAKFTSGKLIKGDKIVGIDGKPVEYFSDFAKALGNYKGKTVTLSVIRNNTDSVKVGASIDETGKLGYYPQPGINFITFETRKYGFIQSIPAGIRYGVERLVEYVENLKLLFTSKEHKVSDNLGSVISIGKTFGGSWDWQRFWTMTGLFSIILAFMNVLPIPALDGGHALFTLYEMITGRKPGDKFMEYAQMVGMVLLLGLMAYALGLDIFRLFK from the coding sequence ATGGTCTTATTAGCATTTAACTGGTCGGCATTTGGCGCAAACGTAGGCCAGTTTATATTGTCTTTCTCCATTCTGATTGCTTTACATGAATTCGGGCATTTTATTACCGCTAAATGGTTTGGGTGCCGTGTTGAAAAATTTTACCTGTTCTTCAATCCCTGGTTTTCTTTATGGAAAAAGAAAATCGGGGAAACGGAATACGGTATTGGCTGGGTGCCACTGGGTGGTTATGTAAAGATCAGTGGTATGATTGATGAAAGTATGGATAAAGAGGCCATGAAGCAGCCGGCGCAGCCCTGGGAATTTCGCTCAAAACCTGCCTGGCAGCGCCTCATCATTATGCTGGCCGGTGTGATCATCAACTTTGTACTGGCGCTGATTATCTTTTCTATGATCCTGTATAAATGGGGTGAGGAAAAGCTTCCGGTAGCTAATATGAAATATGGGATCACGGCAGATTCTATGGCCTTAAAAGTGGGATTGAAGGATGGCGATCTGATCACAAAAGTGAATGATAAAGAGTTAAAATACTTTGATGATCTTCCAAAAACGCTGATGCTGAATGAGAATAATACGCTTACCGTAAAAAGGAACGGTAAGGATACGCTGATCAGCTTTCCCCCGGGCTTTTTAAGCGAGCTGACCAAAAATCAGCTTAAAAATTTTGTTTCGGTCCGTTTCCCGAACGTGGTAGACAGTGTAGATGCTTCAAAGGCTAAATTTACTTCCGGCAAATTAATAAAAGGCGATAAGATCGTGGGCATTGACGGTAAACCGGTTGAATACTTTAGCGATTTTGCAAAGGCACTGGGCAATTATAAAGGCAAAACAGTTACATTGTCTGTGATCCGGAATAATACGGATTCCGTAAAAGTTGGTGCTTCCATTGACGAGACGGGTAAACTGGGCTATTATCCACAGCCCGGTATCAACTTTATAACCTTTGAAACCAGAAAATACGGGTTCATCCAGTCCATACCCGCGGGTATCCGGTATGGAGTGGAACGACTGGTGGAATATGTAGAAAATCTTAAATTATTATTCACCTCCAAAGAGCATAAGGTAAGCGATAATTTAGGCAGCGTCATCAGTATTGGAAAAACCTTTGGCGGCAGCTGGGACTGGCAGCGGTTCTGGACGATGACGGGCTTATTTTCCATCATTCTCGCCTTTATGAACGTACTGCCTATACCCGCTCTTGACGGGGGGCACGCATTATTTACATTATACGAAATGATCACTGGACGCAAGCCCGGCGATAAGTTCATGGAATATGCGCAAATGGTGGGCATGGTGCTGTTATTAGGATTAATGGCCTATGCGCTGGGGCTGGATATATTCCGGTTGTTTAAATAG
- a CDS encoding tetratricopeptide repeat-containing sensor histidine kinase, which produces MKLVFNTFLFCCVCTLLRAQQPLNIEKDIDSINAVLQKKVSDSIKARAHFALASYWLLKDTARAWAHISSGYVLSKKYPYLRACYYSVLGAWYYSDEPEKSEAAYLKADQLLSGYPNREAYKNRSEALYRYAVLQQRKDDDEAFIGIVLNQSVPLAVKSGDSAILGSQYLGVGVGFMNIEQYKKAEDYINRAIAVLRNIHADPSRLIAAYNRAGENYFYLEEFDQIKRVSDTLKVLLSPYPESELYAGYYLLTGLYLHHKKAYKEAIENFDKGIKAAGGANKVYVIQEMLFAKIKSLIACHQYRDALKLLNSFLRDEEVMGFAGSRLEIFQGLYQSYLGLGQEKQAFQWLLKYADLNDSLYKSKTIENQSKLDVQFQTAEKEKQIDRLKAEKKEASLTAKTQRLNNWVLGIATVLLFFVAAFFIFYYRNTKKLAVQKEINYRQQLKEVQQQQELKITQAMLEGEERERQRVARDLHDGLGGMLAGVKINLSRQSEMEDQHLNDVIHQLDQSVSELRRIARNMMPESLLKIGLEAALRDLCESLSGNSTQIEFQAYNLDGNLPAATQATIYRIVQEILSNAVRHAAARKVILQCSQNGPVFYITAEDDGRGFDVAALKEAKGIGFINIRNRVDYLKGNMDIHSVPNEGTTINIELHVA; this is translated from the coding sequence ATGAAACTTGTTTTTAATACTTTCCTGTTCTGTTGCGTATGTACTCTGTTAAGGGCACAACAACCGTTGAACATAGAAAAGGATATCGATAGTATTAATGCCGTTTTACAAAAAAAGGTATCTGACAGTATAAAAGCCCGGGCTCATTTTGCATTGGCGTCCTATTGGTTACTGAAAGATACGGCCAGAGCGTGGGCGCACATCAGTAGCGGGTATGTATTAAGCAAAAAGTATCCCTATCTGCGAGCCTGCTACTATTCGGTTTTAGGCGCCTGGTATTATTCGGATGAGCCCGAAAAAAGCGAAGCGGCCTATCTGAAAGCAGATCAGTTATTAAGTGGTTACCCAAACAGGGAGGCATATAAGAACAGGAGCGAAGCCCTGTACCGGTATGCTGTATTGCAGCAGCGTAAAGATGATGATGAGGCTTTTATAGGTATTGTGCTGAACCAGTCCGTTCCATTGGCAGTAAAGTCCGGCGACAGCGCTATCCTTGGCTCCCAATATCTTGGGGTGGGGGTAGGGTTTATGAATATAGAACAGTACAAAAAAGCGGAAGATTATATAAACAGGGCCATTGCCGTGTTAAGGAATATTCATGCAGATCCATCAAGGCTGATCGCTGCCTATAACAGGGCGGGTGAAAATTACTTCTACCTGGAAGAATTTGATCAGATCAAAAGGGTTTCAGATACTTTAAAAGTGCTCTTATCCCCTTACCCGGAGTCAGAGCTTTATGCAGGTTATTATTTGTTAACAGGGCTATATCTTCATCATAAAAAGGCGTATAAAGAGGCGATTGAAAATTTTGATAAGGGTATAAAGGCCGCAGGCGGCGCCAATAAGGTTTATGTAATACAGGAAATGTTATTTGCAAAGATAAAAAGCCTTATCGCCTGTCATCAATACCGGGATGCGCTGAAATTATTGAACAGTTTTTTGCGCGATGAAGAAGTAATGGGCTTTGCCGGCAGCAGGCTTGAAATTTTTCAGGGATTATACCAGAGTTATCTTGGGTTAGGACAGGAAAAGCAGGCTTTTCAGTGGCTTTTGAAATATGCCGATTTAAACGACAGCTTATATAAAAGCAAGACGATTGAAAATCAAAGTAAATTAGACGTGCAGTTTCAGACTGCGGAAAAGGAGAAACAGATTGACCGACTGAAAGCAGAAAAAAAGGAAGCGTCCCTTACTGCAAAAACCCAACGGCTGAATAACTGGGTGTTGGGGATTGCGACTGTATTGCTCTTTTTTGTTGCAGCATTTTTTATTTTCTATTACCGGAATACCAAAAAGCTGGCTGTACAAAAGGAAATTAACTACCGGCAGCAATTAAAGGAAGTGCAGCAGCAGCAGGAGCTGAAGATCACACAGGCAATGCTGGAAGGGGAGGAGCGGGAACGTCAGCGGGTGGCCCGCGACCTTCATGACGGGTTGGGCGGTATGCTGGCCGGTGTTAAAATAAACCTTTCAAGGCAGTCAGAAATGGAAGATCAGCATTTAAACGACGTGATCCACCAACTGGATCAGTCTGTGTCCGAGCTAAGACGGATCGCAAGGAACATGATGCCGGAAAGCCTGCTGAAGATAGGGCTGGAAGCAGCGCTCCGGGATCTTTGTGAATCCCTGTCCGGTAACAGCACACAGATCGAGTTCCAGGCCTATAACCTTGACGGGAATTTACCAGCGGCCACCCAGGCAACTATTTACCGCATTGTACAGGAGATACTGTCCAATGCCGTGCGCCATGCTGCTGCGCGTAAGGTGATCCTGCAATGCAGCCAGAACGGGCCGGTGTTTTATATTACTGCTGAAGATGATGGCAGGGGATTTGATGTAGCTGCTCTTAAAGAAGCAAAGGGCATCGGCTTTATCAATATCCGGAATCGTGTTGATTATTTAAAAGGAAATATGGATATTCATTCCGTTCCCAATGAAGGAACCACTATAAATATAGAATTGCATGTTGCATAA